The sequence below is a genomic window from Aureispira sp. CCB-E.
CACTTGCCTCGTATTTATCTTTTTCAAAAAAATAAATTTGATCTCTTCTAAATCGACCATATGACAATAAATTAGTATCGTGTGTAGCAAAAATTAACTGTGCATTATTATTATTATATTCTGGAGAATTGAATAAATTCGTTATAGCAGCAGTCATTAATGGATGTAATTTAGCATCTAATTCATCAATAACAAGAACCCCACCATACAATAATGTACGAAAAATAGGTCCAGACATATCAATTACTTTATTTGTACCAGATGACTCATGTTCTCTTAAATCAAAATCCTTATGTCCAATCTGCTTACCCTCTGCATTAAACTTTTTGTGTACAGTAGTAATTTTTGCAATTGTTTTCCCCTCTAAATCATTTATGATAACATCTAATAGTTCTGACGGTAAGTCTTTAGGTAAAATTTTTCCTTGAAATTTCTCTTTTCGAAACTTTAACTGCTCAAATCCTAAATCTAAATCCTTAAAAAAATCAAGCAGTCTTTCTTTAGATTGTTCTTTGTCCAACAACGAAAATGTTACATGACTATAATTTTCATGACTTAAACCTGATATAGTTTCTAAATTATTAAACCAACTAATAATTTTAGTTGCTGTCTTTCCATTAAACTGATCTACAACTGATAAAAACAAAGCATTATCTCTTGTTTTTGCTTCCAAAGCTTCTCCTTCGTTAAATTCATCAGTAATGCCAATTCCATCCTTTTCCCTTATAAAAAGAGGAATTTCCTCCTTATCCTCTAACTTAAATAGCCATTCTCCATAGATGGATTTATTATCCATTTCAAACCCGTACCTATATCTTATTGCTCCAATTAAAAAAACTACTTCGAAAAAAGATGGCTTATTCTCAGTGCTTGTATTCAATAGAAAAGGTACTATTTCAAACCTACTAGCAGAAGATTTCTCAGCAGATGTCAAGATTATCATTTTCATAATTGACATTGCCTTTATAAAATTTGATTTTCCACTCGAATTCGCCCCATACAGGACAGCACTCTTTAATAATTTATTTTTACCATATTTAAATGCTGAATCCTTATATTCCGTAATATTAGTAGCTTCTAATGATAAAGTTTTGGGTTCCTTAAACGATAAAAAATTCCCAACTGTAAATTCAATAATCATCTTTCATTTTTTATAGTTATTTTATTATTAGTAGTTCGTTGATTAGCTTTCAACAAACTATTGTTATTACAAACATAACAATAAAGTGAGATTTTTTCTCACAAAACCCCAAAAAGCCATAATAAAAAGATATATTGCTTTTTCGAAATTATAACAAAGACTTCCGTTTTCGTCTACATGTAAATATGCAGCAAAACTATAACTTATGAAAAACATGACTTTCAGCACTTCATATATTTACAACAACAATTCCAACTATTTTTTGATTTGTAAGTCATCTGAATAATGAATATTTTGATCCTTATCAATAATAATACAATGTGTTTGTGGCATTTGATTGATTAAATCTAGACCAATTTCTGTCCCCAATATAAGAATACTTGTCGCCAATGCATCGGCTATTTCTGTAAAATCGCTTATTACGGTTACAGATTGCAGCCCTTCGATGGGAAAACCAGTATGTGTATTGATGATGTGACTATAAATTGTATTTTGATACTCAAAGTTCTTTTCTGAGGTTCCTGATGTAACAACAGCAAAATTCTCTACAGGCAACCATTTGACAATCTTATCTCGATCCAAAGGGCTTGCAACACCAACTTTCCAAGGGCTGCCATCTGGACGTTGTCCATGTGCATAAATATCCCCACTAGAATTAATCACAAAATTTTCGACTCCTTTAGATAACAAAAACTCCTTTATTCGATCAACGGCATAGCCCTGCCCTATCCCACCCAAACCAATCCGCATTCTTGCAGGTATCCTAACTTGGTAATCTGGAAGTAATTCTACTTGTTGATAATCTACATACTGAGAGAGCTGTTTGACTTGAACAGAGTCAAAAGGGAATACTTGTGTTTGATCAAACTTCCAATAATCATAATAAGCTAAAAAAGTAATGTCAAAAGCTCCCTGTGTCAATTGACTAATAGCAATACTACGTTGCAATAATTTATAGACCTCCTCATGTACTCTAACGCCTTCTTTTCCTGCTTGTTGATTGATTTTGCTAATATCTGAGCTTGGAATCCATTCCGAAATAAGTGCTTCAATTCGCTTTGCCTCTTTAACACAATCCTCAATTAAGGTCCAAGCAGCCTTTGCCTCCTTTTTGGGGGCTACCACAATAAATTCAAAAAAACTTCCCATTAAAGGGACTTTTTTTCTATACTCTTTGGCTCCTGTTTCAAGGGGCAAATATTGTTTAATTTGTGCGACGAATTGATGAGTGGCTTCGCTTTTGTAATTTAAATGAGCCAACAATTTAAAGTCTTGGTTGAGTAATAAAAGTTTGGGAAATTCCCCTTGTGGGTTGAAACGTTCTGCTAATGCTTCATTTTGTTGCACAACATCTTTGGGCAATTGGCTTCTTTGAGGAAAATCACATTTTAACACCACCAAAGCCTCCTCTGCATAAGCTTGAAAGGAAGACTCTTGCAGGACATTTTTATCAAAACGAATGCAAGGCTGGCACCAGTCAGAGCCTGAAAAAACAAGCAATATGGCTTTATTTTTTTCTTTTGCCCAACGAATTGCTTCTTCTTGATTGGTTGTCGTTTGGCTCTGTGCATAAGTTGTTAACATCAAAAACAGTAACAATACCAACATAATTTATCTAGGTTAATTTGGTTGAATAGTTTACTAAAATCACATAATGATAGAAGTTCTAATAAATATAAGTGCCCTCTATTCGTGTACACAAAGTAATTATTTAGTAAACTACGATGGCTTAATGAATAAAAACAAAGATATAGTTCCACCAATAAGATGCCATATTTATTCTAAATAAGTGATCTGAATAAATTATAGTAATAGTAAGAACTGAGTTTTTTAGTTAGTTATTAGCTGTGCTGTTATTTTGTAATTGTTAATTACTCCCTCTCGTCACGAACAACGCCTTTCGCAAACCATCGGTAAGCATAACAATGAACCTTTACTTAGTCCTAATTGAGAAACAGAACGGTAAATATATCTGTAATTGAGGGACGATTACTTAAAGTTATCTAAAATTTATACCACAACTTAAACAACAATTCTACTTTCCCTGTTCTTAGATTAAGCGACTTTTTGTATTTTTGCCAGCTCATAATGGCTCAGCAAGTTGCTATTTATCCTATTAACCCAAAGCATCTAGTGAGCTATTGTTTAAAATTAACCTTGGTATTATGACAAATATAGAAACGATTCAAACTCAAATCACTCCTCTTAGAAAAGCTCTAATCGATCATTCTTTGTATCAAAAACTAAGTAGCATAGAAGACATTCAAGCTTTTATGGAACAACACGTTTTTGCGGTTTGGGATTTCATGTCTTTACTCAAGGCATTACAACAGCATTTAACTTGTACCCATACACCTTGGGTTCCTAACCCAAATCCATTACTGAGTCGCTTTATTAACGAAATTGTATTGGGAGAAGAAAGTGATTTAAACGAGGCTGGTACTCCTCAAAGTCACTTTGATATGTACTTAGATGCGATGGAACAAGTGGGTGCTAATACTGATTTGATCAAGCGTTTTATCGTAGAAATCAAAGCAGGTGCTTCTGTCAAGGATGCTGCACAAAACCTTCAACTTAAGCCTGCTGTTCAAGATTTCATCAATTTTACATTTACTGTTATTGATTCCAACAAGCCACATCTTATTGCCTCTGCGTTTACCTTTGGTCGAGAAGATTTGATTCCTGATATGTTTTTGGAAATTATCAAAAATGAAGAAGCTGCCAACCAAAAAACATCCTATAGCAAACTAACTTATTATCTAAAAAGGCATATTGAATTAGATGGAGACGAACATGGTCCTTTGTCTTTGCAAATGGTTCAGGAGTTGTGTGGACATGATGTAAAAAAATGGGACGAAGTATTGGCTGTCGCAATACAAGCACTAGAACAAAGAATCAAATTGTGGGACAGTATTTCCAAACAGCTTTCCGAACAATTAGAACCTAGTTTCTAACCGCAATTTTTAAAATCGTATTGACAAT
It includes:
- a CDS encoding DUF3050 domain-containing protein, translated to MTNIETIQTQITPLRKALIDHSLYQKLSSIEDIQAFMEQHVFAVWDFMSLLKALQQHLTCTHTPWVPNPNPLLSRFINEIVLGEESDLNEAGTPQSHFDMYLDAMEQVGANTDLIKRFIVEIKAGASVKDAAQNLQLKPAVQDFINFTFTVIDSNKPHLIASAFTFGREDLIPDMFLEIIKNEEAANQKTSYSKLTYYLKRHIELDGDEHGPLSLQMVQELCGHDVKKWDEVLAVAIQALEQRIKLWDSISKQLSEQLEPSF
- a CDS encoding FAD:protein FMN transferase, whose amino-acid sequence is MLVLLLFLMLTTYAQSQTTTNQEEAIRWAKEKNKAILLVFSGSDWCQPCIRFDKNVLQESSFQAYAEEALVVLKCDFPQRSQLPKDVVQQNEALAERFNPQGEFPKLLLLNQDFKLLAHLNYKSEATHQFVAQIKQYLPLETGAKEYRKKVPLMGSFFEFIVVAPKKEAKAAWTLIEDCVKEAKRIEALISEWIPSSDISKINQQAGKEGVRVHEEVYKLLQRSIAISQLTQGAFDITFLAYYDYWKFDQTQVFPFDSVQVKQLSQYVDYQQVELLPDYQVRIPARMRIGLGGIGQGYAVDRIKEFLLSKGVENFVINSSGDIYAHGQRPDGSPWKVGVASPLDRDKIVKWLPVENFAVVTSGTSEKNFEYQNTIYSHIINTHTGFPIEGLQSVTVISDFTEIADALATSILILGTEIGLDLINQMPQTHCIIIDKDQNIHYSDDLQIKK
- a CDS encoding ATP-binding protein; this encodes MIIEFTVGNFLSFKEPKTLSLEATNITEYKDSAFKYGKNKLLKSAVLYGANSSGKSNFIKAMSIMKMIILTSAEKSSASRFEIVPFLLNTSTENKPSFFEVVFLIGAIRYRYGFEMDNKSIYGEWLFKLEDKEEIPLFIREKDGIGITDEFNEGEALEAKTRDNALFLSVVDQFNGKTATKIISWFNNLETISGLSHENYSHVTFSLLDKEQSKERLLDFFKDLDLGFEQLKFRKEKFQGKILPKDLPSELLDVIINDLEGKTIAKITTVHKKFNAEGKQIGHKDFDLREHESSGTNKVIDMSGPIFRTLLYGGVLVIDELDAKLHPLMTAAITNLFNSPEYNNNNAQLIFATHDTNLLSYGRFRRDQIYFFEKDKYEASDLYSLIEYKEEGSNKKIRKDRSFEKDYINGRYGAIPFIGNFEELLGNG